In Fluviicola taffensis DSM 16823, the following are encoded in one genomic region:
- the polA gene encoding DNA polymerase I: protein MLTPESDKKLFLLDAFALIYRAYFAFAKNPRVNSKGQNTSAAFGFTNVLIDILNKEKPTHIAVVFDPPGGATNRNVDFADYKAHREEMPEDIRSMIEPIKQVIKAFRIPIYMAEGYEADDLIGTMAKMAEKEGFKTYMMTPDKDFGQLVSENIFIYKPGRGGDPAVIMGVKEVCEKFEVENPLQVIDILGLWGDAADNIPGIPGVGEKTAKKLIADYGSMEGVFENVEDLKGKMKENVINFKEQGLMSKLLATIILDAPVEFSAEELKTEEVDRDAILEIFTDLEFRNLAKRVIGEEIVVTSAGVNENGQLDLFGTQSLVDVQQAQPTSGVKTIATEKASYHLVNLPEERKALLTKLLKEKSVCFDTETTDINALHADLVGMSFSYKEREAYYVAVPKDKKEIQAIVDEFKPFFEHKSIEKIAHNMKYDIQVLHRYGVQFAGPLFDTMIAHYLIQPESKQGMDFLAEYYLNYTPVSIETLIGKKGKGQGNMGDLQPEAISDYACEDADITFQLKQLFAPQIEKDHLKSLFYDMEMPLVSVLAEMEEEGVAIDIPHLEAYSKQLAEETEGLEKRIKELAGMDFNVDSPKQLGDVLFEHMKISSKAKKTKTGQYATSEDILQQHKNDHEIIPCILDYRQMKKLKSTYVDPLPTMKDPVDGRVHTSYMQTVTATGRLSSNNPNLQNIPIRSERGKEIRRAFIARSKDFQLMSADYSQIELRIIAALADDTNMIQAFKDKVDIHRATAAKVFHVELDDVTKDQRSAAKAVNFGIIYGQSAFGLSQNLGISRTEAKQIIDSYFAQYSTIKTYMDNAVKDARENGYVETIMQRRRYLPDINSANAVVRGFAERNAVNAPIQGSAADIVKLAMVAVDKAMKKAKVKSKMILQVHDELVFDVHNDEQEVMKKLVKEAMENAIQLVVPMEVEMELANNWLDAH, encoded by the coding sequence ATGCTTACTCCAGAATCCGATAAAAAATTGTTCTTGTTAGATGCTTTTGCATTGATTTATAGAGCGTATTTCGCTTTTGCGAAAAACCCAAGAGTGAATTCGAAAGGACAAAATACTTCAGCAGCCTTTGGTTTCACCAATGTGTTGATTGATATCCTGAATAAAGAGAAGCCTACACATATTGCGGTTGTTTTTGATCCTCCTGGAGGTGCAACCAATAGAAATGTGGATTTTGCGGATTACAAGGCACATCGAGAAGAAATGCCAGAAGATATTCGCAGTATGATTGAACCCATTAAGCAAGTAATTAAAGCTTTTAGAATTCCGATTTATATGGCAGAAGGTTATGAGGCTGATGATTTGATTGGAACCATGGCTAAAATGGCCGAAAAAGAAGGATTCAAAACTTACATGATGACTCCGGATAAAGATTTTGGTCAATTGGTAAGCGAAAATATTTTCATTTACAAACCTGGACGCGGTGGAGATCCTGCTGTGATTATGGGAGTAAAAGAAGTGTGCGAAAAATTTGAAGTTGAAAACCCGTTGCAAGTCATCGATATCTTGGGATTATGGGGTGATGCTGCCGATAATATTCCGGGAATTCCGGGAGTTGGAGAAAAAACGGCTAAAAAACTGATTGCGGATTACGGTTCCATGGAAGGAGTTTTTGAGAACGTGGAAGATTTGAAGGGGAAGATGAAAGAAAATGTCATCAATTTCAAAGAACAAGGATTGATGTCTAAACTTTTAGCAACCATTATATTGGATGCTCCTGTTGAATTCAGCGCGGAAGAATTAAAAACAGAGGAAGTCGATCGAGATGCTATCTTGGAAATTTTCACCGACTTGGAGTTCAGAAACTTGGCAAAAAGAGTAATTGGAGAAGAAATTGTGGTTACTTCAGCTGGTGTGAATGAAAATGGTCAGTTGGATTTATTCGGAACACAAAGTTTGGTAGACGTACAACAAGCGCAACCAACTAGCGGAGTAAAAACAATTGCAACCGAAAAAGCATCATATCATTTGGTGAATCTACCAGAAGAACGTAAAGCTTTACTAACTAAATTATTGAAGGAGAAATCTGTTTGTTTCGATACGGAGACAACAGATATAAATGCCCTTCATGCCGACTTAGTTGGAATGTCTTTTTCTTACAAAGAGCGTGAAGCTTATTATGTTGCCGTTCCAAAAGACAAAAAAGAAATACAAGCAATTGTAGATGAATTCAAGCCATTTTTTGAGCATAAATCGATTGAGAAGATTGCTCACAACATGAAATATGATATTCAAGTATTGCACCGATATGGCGTTCAATTTGCTGGACCTTTATTTGACACGATGATTGCGCATTACCTCATCCAACCCGAATCCAAACAAGGAATGGATTTCTTGGCTGAATATTACCTGAACTACACACCGGTCAGCATTGAAACATTGATTGGAAAGAAAGGAAAAGGTCAAGGAAACATGGGTGATTTACAACCCGAAGCAATTAGTGATTACGCTTGTGAGGATGCAGACATTACTTTCCAATTGAAACAACTCTTTGCTCCACAAATTGAAAAAGATCATTTGAAGAGTCTTTTCTACGACATGGAAATGCCCTTGGTGTCTGTATTGGCAGAAATGGAAGAAGAAGGAGTTGCAATCGATATTCCACACTTGGAAGCTTATTCGAAGCAATTAGCTGAAGAAACAGAAGGATTGGAAAAACGCATCAAAGAATTGGCTGGAATGGACTTCAATGTGGATTCTCCAAAGCAATTGGGCGATGTACTTTTCGAGCACATGAAAATTTCTTCCAAAGCAAAAAAGACAAAAACAGGTCAGTATGCTACATCGGAAGATATTTTACAACAACATAAAAACGATCACGAAATTATTCCGTGTATCTTGGATTATCGTCAAATGAAGAAGTTGAAATCAACATATGTAGATCCACTTCCAACGATGAAAGATCCAGTTGATGGCAGAGTCCACACTAGTTATATGCAAACGGTTACAGCAACAGGTCGTTTGAGTTCCAACAATCCAAACTTGCAGAATATTCCCATTCGAAGCGAACGCGGAAAAGAAATCAGAAGAGCATTCATTGCACGTTCGAAAGATTTCCAATTGATGTCGGCCGATTATTCCCAAATTGAATTGCGCATCATTGCTGCTTTGGCAGATGATACAAATATGATTCAAGCCTTCAAAGACAAAGTGGATATTCACCGTGCAACTGCCGCAAAAGTATTCCATGTAGAATTGGATGATGTGACAAAAGACCAACGTAGTGCTGCGAAAGCAGTGAACTTCGGAATCATTTACGGACAGTCAGCTTTTGGACTTTCTCAGAACTTGGGAATCAGCCGAACAGAGGCAAAGCAAATCATTGATTCCTATTTTGCACAGTATTCAACCATTAAAACTTACATGGATAATGCGGTGAAAGATGCGCGCGAAAATGGATATGTAGAAACGATTATGCAACGCAGACGTTATTTGCCAGATATCAATTCAGCAAATGCTGTTGTAAGAGGTTTTGCAGAGCGAAATGCAGTCAATGCGCCGATTCAAGGTTCGGCAGCTGATATCGTGAAATTAGCAATGGTTGCGGTAGATAAAGCGATGAAGAAAGCGAAAGTAAAATCCAAAATGATTTTGCAAGTGCATGATGAGCTTGTTTTTGATGTGCACAACGACGAACAAGAAGTGATGAAAAAACTGGTGAAAGAAGCCATGGAAAATGCCATTCAGTTGGTTGTTCCGATGGAAGTTGAAATGGAATTGGCGAATAATTGGCTGGATGCACATTAA
- a CDS encoding T9SS-dependent M36 family metallopeptidase — translation MKKKLSSFLFIVFTTFCFGQNELKIIQPYLQENASNWKLKPSDFSNLEVASHASSKAPNTKHFKIQQTKNGISLVDGFGIVTVKDNQVVHVTTNFVSISEPINRPVLSAETAVISALKYLNLTSAPLTLLKSEKNKMLFSKGSISKEDIPVKLVLSQKNNQLLYLWDLSIYPKDSEHWWSLRLNAETGEVVFQNDWISHCSVNHCSTENHLVSETMMTPPPPPGLDQYMVYALPNISPAHGNRVLVVNPSDVVQSPFGWHDTDGIAGDEYTITYGNNVYASEDIDADDFPGYSPDGGNALNFNFAYDSAVGVQGNLDAVITNLFYMNNMMHDIWAYYGFDEESGNFQETNYDGSGVGMDPVVAHAQDGSGTNNANFGTPPEGQSPVMQMFLWTESNIPDLLTINSPVGIAGSYTCSTAGFGPPVPMSPITEDIILVIDDGASTNFGCGLISNGAALAGKIALVRRGGGCTFGEKVEICEAMGAVAVIVMNNTGTSTQAMGGTSSATIPSIMISKPDGDLFVNQINLGNTANGTIVNPGDLTATDSDFDNMIIAHEYGHGISTRLVGGADNSDCLYNEEQMGEGWSDWFGLMITQVASDQPGDGRGVGTYVTNEPNNGEGIRPARYSTDFVVNNYTYGNTNDNSLSQPHGIGFVWASMLWDLNWALIDEYGFDSNVKTGTGGNNIAMNLVIEGLKLTNCGPGFVDGRDGILAADQIIYGGVNKCLIWEVFARRGLGFSADQGDPGNRSDQVEAFNLPLECILGLNEKSAATNIQVYPNPSNGELTVKNSSSEIQRIELVDLSGKVVYMNTFVNANFEVVLDISILNKGLYLMKVQTRTGFQTVRIEKL, via the coding sequence ATGAAAAAAAAACTCTCCTCGTTTTTATTCATTGTGTTTACTACTTTTTGTTTTGGACAGAATGAACTGAAAATAATTCAACCTTATTTACAAGAAAACGCAAGCAATTGGAAATTGAAACCAAGTGACTTTTCCAATTTAGAGGTGGCTTCTCATGCTTCTTCTAAAGCACCAAACACAAAACATTTTAAGATTCAACAAACCAAAAACGGAATTTCTTTGGTAGATGGTTTTGGAATCGTAACGGTGAAAGATAATCAGGTTGTACATGTAACAACCAATTTCGTGTCGATTTCGGAGCCAATAAATCGACCTGTTTTATCTGCAGAAACTGCAGTTATTTCGGCCTTGAAGTATTTGAATCTTACAAGTGCTCCATTGACTTTATTGAAAAGTGAAAAGAACAAGATGCTTTTTTCAAAAGGATCTATTTCAAAAGAAGACATTCCTGTAAAGTTGGTTCTGAGCCAAAAGAATAATCAATTGCTTTATTTGTGGGATTTGAGTATTTACCCAAAAGATTCCGAACATTGGTGGTCTTTGCGGTTGAATGCTGAAACAGGTGAAGTAGTTTTCCAGAATGACTGGATTTCTCATTGTTCAGTTAATCATTGTTCAACTGAAAATCACCTCGTATCTGAAACGATGATGACCCCACCTCCTCCACCAGGATTGGATCAATATATGGTTTATGCATTACCCAATATTAGCCCAGCTCACGGAAATAGAGTTCTGGTCGTAAATCCTTCTGATGTTGTTCAGTCTCCATTTGGATGGCATGATACAGATGGTATTGCTGGAGATGAATACACCATTACTTATGGAAACAATGTATATGCTTCTGAGGATATTGATGCCGATGATTTTCCAGGATACTCTCCTGATGGTGGAAATGCTCTGAATTTCAACTTTGCGTATGATTCTGCCGTTGGAGTGCAAGGAAATTTGGATGCTGTAATCACCAATTTGTTCTATATGAACAATATGATGCATGATATTTGGGCATATTATGGCTTTGATGAAGAAAGTGGAAATTTTCAGGAAACAAATTATGATGGCTCGGGGGTAGGGATGGATCCAGTTGTAGCCCATGCTCAGGATGGAAGCGGAACCAATAATGCAAACTTTGGAACGCCGCCAGAAGGACAAAGTCCGGTAATGCAAATGTTTTTATGGACAGAAAGTAATATTCCAGATTTATTGACAATCAATTCACCAGTTGGTATTGCAGGATCCTATACTTGTTCAACAGCAGGCTTTGGGCCTCCAGTACCGATGAGTCCGATTACAGAAGACATTATTTTGGTTATTGACGATGGAGCTAGCACCAATTTTGGTTGTGGATTAATTTCGAATGGAGCAGCTTTAGCTGGAAAAATTGCACTGGTAAGAAGAGGCGGCGGTTGTACCTTCGGTGAAAAAGTAGAGATTTGTGAAGCGATGGGAGCTGTTGCCGTAATTGTCATGAATAATACTGGAACAAGTACGCAAGCTATGGGCGGAACTTCATCTGCAACTATTCCTTCCATTATGATTTCGAAACCCGATGGAGATTTATTTGTGAATCAGATCAATTTGGGGAATACGGCAAACGGAACAATCGTAAATCCAGGTGATTTGACAGCAACTGATTCTGATTTTGACAACATGATTATAGCTCATGAATATGGGCATGGAATTTCAACTCGTTTAGTTGGTGGGGCAGATAACTCAGATTGTTTGTACAATGAAGAACAAATGGGCGAGGGTTGGTCTGATTGGTTTGGATTGATGATTACTCAAGTGGCTTCAGATCAACCAGGAGATGGAAGGGGAGTTGGAACTTACGTAACGAATGAGCCGAATAATGGAGAAGGAATTCGTCCAGCGCGTTATTCTACTGATTTTGTAGTGAACAATTATACATACGGAAACACAAACGATAATTCATTGAGTCAACCTCATGGAATTGGATTCGTTTGGGCATCTATGCTGTGGGATTTGAACTGGGCTTTGATTGATGAATACGGTTTTGATTCCAATGTTAAAACAGGAACAGGTGGAAATAATATCGCTATGAATTTGGTGATTGAAGGTCTGAAATTGACAAACTGCGGACCAGGTTTTGTAGATGGTCGAGATGGAATTTTAGCTGCAGATCAGATTATTTATGGCGGAGTAAATAAATGCTTGATTTGGGAAGTTTTTGCGCGGAGAGGATTAGGTTTTTCTGCTGACCAAGGAGACCCAGGGAATCGTTCGGATCAAGTAGAGGCATTTAATCTACCTCTTGAATGTATCTTGGGTTTAAATGAAAAGAGTGCTGCAACGAATATTCAAGTTTATCCAAATCCGAGTAATGGGGAATTGACGGTTAAAAATTCGAGTTCAGAGATTCAACGCATTGAATTGGTGGATTTGAGTGGAAAAGTAGTTTATATGAATACTTTTGTAAACGCAAATTTCGAAGTTGTTTTAGATATTAGCATACTAAATAAAGGATTGTATCTGATGAAAGTTCAAACGCGAACTGGTTTCCAAACGGTTCGTATAGAGAAATTGTAA
- a CDS encoding alkaline phosphatase D family protein, translating to MRSFISFSILLLVPFLGISQHTPKAVSPCMRPFYHGVASGDPMPDRVILWTRITPENGSTAPQIVEWKIAKDTNFTLNVQNGVVITDATKDFTVKVDPTGLDPNTTYYYQFKSDTLKSVIGRTRTTPVGDCDSLRFAVVSCANYEAGFFNVFAALKERNDIDAVICLGDYIYEYQSGGYSPNPTANRQWSPVNETISLLDYRARYSTYRLDDDLRDMHQQFPMIVVWDDHETANDSWMNGAENHQANEGSYAARKASAKQAFFEWLPIRVTGTTDPYQIFREIKYGDLIDLVMLDTRLHGRDQQAGTSGSTVTATTRQLLGTDQFSWLGNRLSQSTAQWKIIGQQVMMAPLTLFGAALNGDQWDGYPAERNRVYNHILTYGVQDVVVLTGDIHSSWANDLPGSSYSSNGNGSVGVEFVAPSVTSPGMNIPGGASAIQLANSHIKFAELSSHGFVILDVNKVRTQADWFFVNTIDTENSGYSYAASYKTNHTSRNLTSVNAASMPRNGIQGFQLKTCPYYPPSISNLGLDEDKPVILSLYPNPVSNQLFLNLSLPYTGQTSFELIDGLGHLIPLRSENIQLTGSNQFAFDFSNIPAGSYILRINNNGSMIQSQVVKY from the coding sequence ATGAGATCATTCATTTCCTTTTCAATTCTCTTGTTGGTTCCATTTTTAGGAATTTCGCAACATACTCCAAAAGCGGTTTCACCTTGTATGAGGCCATTTTATCACGGAGTTGCGTCTGGTGACCCCATGCCTGATCGTGTTATTCTTTGGACTCGGATTACGCCTGAAAATGGAAGTACAGCACCACAAATTGTGGAATGGAAAATCGCCAAGGATACGAATTTTACATTAAATGTTCAAAACGGTGTTGTCATTACAGATGCTACAAAAGATTTTACGGTCAAAGTGGATCCAACTGGTTTGGATCCCAACACCACTTATTATTATCAATTTAAATCAGATACACTAAAAAGTGTGATCGGTAGAACACGAACCACACCAGTTGGGGATTGTGATAGTTTGCGCTTCGCAGTCGTTTCTTGTGCCAATTACGAAGCTGGATTTTTCAATGTATTTGCAGCTTTGAAGGAACGTAACGATATTGATGCAGTTATTTGTTTGGGTGATTATATTTATGAGTATCAGTCTGGTGGATATTCACCAAATCCAACAGCAAATAGACAATGGTCACCGGTGAATGAAACGATTAGTTTGTTGGATTACCGCGCACGTTATTCAACATATCGTTTAGACGATGATTTGAGAGATATGCATCAACAATTTCCAATGATTGTTGTTTGGGATGATCATGAAACTGCAAATGACTCGTGGATGAATGGTGCAGAAAATCACCAGGCAAATGAAGGAAGTTATGCCGCTCGAAAAGCAAGTGCGAAACAAGCCTTTTTTGAATGGTTACCTATTCGAGTAACAGGAACAACAGATCCATATCAAATTTTCAGAGAAATTAAATACGGAGATTTGATTGATTTAGTGATGTTGGATACACGTTTGCATGGCAGGGACCAACAAGCGGGGACTTCTGGATCTACAGTTACGGCAACTACCAGACAATTACTCGGAACTGATCAATTTTCTTGGTTAGGTAATAGGCTTTCACAAAGTACGGCGCAATGGAAAATCATTGGCCAGCAAGTAATGATGGCGCCTTTAACGTTATTTGGAGCAGCATTGAACGGAGATCAATGGGATGGTTATCCTGCAGAGCGAAATCGGGTTTACAATCACATTTTAACTTACGGAGTTCAAGATGTTGTTGTATTAACAGGAGATATTCACTCTTCGTGGGCAAATGATTTACCAGGTAGTTCTTATTCAAGCAACGGAAATGGTTCTGTGGGAGTTGAATTTGTGGCTCCAAGTGTTACTTCTCCAGGGATGAATATTCCAGGAGGCGCATCTGCGATTCAGTTGGCAAATAGCCACATTAAGTTTGCAGAATTGTCGAGTCATGGCTTTGTGATTTTAGATGTAAATAAAGTACGAACACAGGCTGATTGGTTTTTTGTAAATACAATCGATACGGAGAATAGTGGGTATAGTTATGCGGCTTCTTACAAAACGAATCACACTTCTAGAAATTTGACAAGTGTAAATGCTGCTAGTATGCCGCGAAATGGAATTCAGGGATTTCAGCTGAAAACATGCCCGTATTATCCTCCGTCAATTAGTAATTTAGGCTTGGATGAGGATAAACCAGTGATTTTGAGTTTGTATCCAAATCCTGTTTCTAATCAGTTGTTTTTGAATCTGAGCTTGCCGTACACTGGTCAAACATCTTTTGAATTGATTGATGGATTAGGACATTTGATTCCTTTGAGAAGTGAGAACATTCAGCTTACGGGATCGAATCAATTCGCTTTTGATTTTTCAAATATTCCTGCTGGATCTTATATTTTGAGAATTAATAACAATGGTTCAATGATTCAATCTCAAGTGGTTAAATACTAG
- a CDS encoding T9SS type A sorting domain-containing protein, whose product MNKLFTLVGAGLLFAQNLSAQCDTTDITGDLIINSSSFLSGVYRVTGTFKVNSGTTVFVQTHETNGCGKLEVIASEILVEGTINGDYAGYLGGTGGAPGLNATSLTGDATAISSCSNKDNTGIVQLEGGKAGTAGFGPGAATAATNGGLSSGPKQQCLNNDDAAGMIAGSGGAGSGAGASYGGAGGNGGNGGAGSSDYVGTGISVSSAYPVAGGTAGTGGTAGNVYGTLGGNDIQLGSGGSGAGGGGRSFDNGLGGGNGGAGGGLIILRASTSLNITGTISANGETGEAGGQGGNGGATGKCCSDGCDDCGEATLSTGSGGAGGAGGGSGGGILLYSDAAATITGTLNVKGGNGGSGGTRGNGTSCDYSATFCGSQSLTANNGNPGQDGGAGGGGRIKVFVPICSNATLTPTTQLGGGTGSNAGAVGTYFVGCSELSVMELAANFKLDVFPNPASNYVQIVGSESIENAQVNIIELSGRIVYSNAHSIGSEALSIDISTLSQGTYQVIVISQGVSVVKKLIKN is encoded by the coding sequence ATGAATAAACTTTTTACTCTAGTTGGGGCAGGACTTCTATTTGCTCAAAATTTATCTGCTCAATGTGATACTACTGACATAACGGGCGATTTAATTATTAATTCATCTTCTTTTCTTTCAGGCGTTTATCGCGTTACTGGAACTTTTAAAGTGAATTCTGGGACAACTGTTTTCGTGCAAACGCATGAAACGAATGGATGTGGTAAATTGGAAGTAATCGCAAGTGAAATTCTTGTTGAAGGTACAATCAATGGTGATTATGCTGGGTACTTGGGTGGAACTGGCGGAGCTCCTGGTTTAAACGCAACAAGTTTAACAGGTGATGCCACTGCAATTTCAAGTTGTTCAAATAAAGACAATACTGGAATTGTGCAATTGGAAGGCGGTAAAGCTGGAACAGCTGGGTTTGGTCCTGGTGCAGCAACTGCAGCAACTAATGGAGGTTTGAGTTCAGGTCCGAAACAACAGTGTTTGAATAATGATGATGCGGCAGGAATGATTGCTGGTTCAGGTGGTGCTGGTTCAGGGGCTGGTGCTAGTTATGGTGGCGCTGGTGGAAACGGTGGAAATGGAGGTGCTGGTTCATCCGATTACGTTGGTACAGGAATTAGTGTTTCATCTGCATACCCAGTAGCTGGAGGAACAGCTGGAACAGGAGGAACAGCTGGAAATGTTTATGGAACTCTTGGAGGTAATGACATTCAACTAGGTTCAGGTGGATCTGGTGCTGGTGGCGGTGGTCGCTCATTTGACAATGGCCTTGGTGGTGGAAATGGTGGAGCTGGAGGAGGTTTGATTATCTTGCGTGCTTCAACTTCTTTGAATATTACAGGTACAATTTCTGCAAATGGTGAAACAGGTGAAGCTGGTGGACAAGGTGGAAATGGCGGTGCAACTGGAAAATGTTGTTCAGATGGTTGTGATGACTGTGGTGAAGCTACACTTTCAACTGGTTCAGGCGGTGCTGGTGGTGCTGGCGGTGGTTCTGGTGGTGGAATCTTATTGTATTCAGATGCCGCTGCAACAATTACTGGAACGTTAAATGTAAAAGGTGGAAACGGTGGTTCAGGAGGGACGCGTGGAAATGGAACTTCTTGTGACTATTCTGCTACTTTTTGCGGATCTCAATCCTTAACTGCAAATAATGGAAATCCTGGTCAAGATGGTGGTGCTGGTGGCGGTGGACGTATTAAAGTTTTTGTTCCAATTTGTTCCAATGCTACACTTACTCCAACAACTCAATTGGGTGGTGGAACTGGATCAAATGCAGGAGCAGTAGGAACTTATTTTGTAGGATGTAGCGAGCTATCAGTGATGGAATTGGCTGCTAATTTCAAATTGGATGTTTTTCCGAATCCAGCTTCAAATTATGTGCAAATTGTTGGTAGTGAATCTATCGAAAATGCACAAGTAAATATCATTGAATTATCTGGAAGAATAGTTTATTCCAATGCGCATTCAATTGGTTCAGAGGCTCTTTCTATTGATATTTCTACTTTGTCACAAGGTACTTATCAAGTGATTGTTATTTCTCAAGGTGTTTCAGTTGTCAAAAAATTAATCAAGAACTAA
- a CDS encoding metallophosphoesterase translates to MKRLLLLLFISSYFLSFSQTVLFSNGSSWKYNDSGLDLGTTWKESNFNDGTWLNGSSELGYGDGDEQTIVSYGSNSNNKHITTYFRKTFFISNPSQFQEILGSIRRDDGAVVYVNGLEVFRTNMPQGTISFGTMASSTISFGGENTFHSFAFSPAVLVNGNNTIAVEIHQDEASSSDISFNMSLSGSVNPQVIQVTREAYLNSGTPNSMIVRWQTNVACDTKVRYGLTPTNLNLSATVIPYSTEHAVTITGLQPATKYYYSIGTSGAELIPASNDQYFKTSPIVGDSKPFRFWAIGDAGMSDGNQRAVRDGFLMYNENEHIDGWIMLGDNAYGNGISDGNQNCYQTALFDQMYASMISKTVCWPALGNHDYNNHIPFSPSPAYFDIFNLPTNGEAGGVSSGTEKYYSYNYGNAHFIVLDSYDESRSANGAMATWLISDLQQTTAEWIVAYWHHPPYTKGSHDSDNPNFLDGECVEIRENIIPILEQYGVDLVLNGHSHSYERSFLIDSHYGSSGTLSQTMIKDGGSGGSNDDCPYQKETTYSKSHKGTIYAVVGSSGKLSSVASSWPHPVTSYADHDNMGSMLITFHDNRLDADFVTTTGSILDHFSIIKNAGKTQTITACQNEAVSLVPSFPGKVNWFPNNLLADSISVTVNFSTMYLASDTNNCIIDTFFVELDNSINCTAGLGSATEENLSVWISSWEDGNYLPVRWSGFKKEEVTIEVFSILGDKVFSENFPNQKDNLALLQANKLLRGTYIIRLSDGDRSKNVKFLR, encoded by the coding sequence ATGAAACGCTTATTACTGCTACTTTTTATTTCTTCATATTTTCTATCATTTTCTCAAACGGTTCTTTTCAGTAATGGAAGTTCGTGGAAGTACAATGATTCAGGACTTGATTTAGGTACTACTTGGAAGGAATCTAATTTCAATGATGGAACTTGGTTAAACGGCTCTTCTGAATTAGGTTATGGTGATGGAGATGAGCAAACTATTGTTTCTTACGGATCTAATTCGAATAATAAACACATCACGACGTATTTCCGAAAAACATTTTTTATTTCCAATCCTTCTCAATTTCAAGAAATATTAGGCTCAATTCGTCGGGATGATGGAGCTGTTGTTTATGTAAACGGATTAGAGGTTTTTAGAACGAATATGCCACAAGGAACTATTTCTTTTGGAACGATGGCGTCGTCAACTATTAGTTTCGGGGGTGAAAACACCTTTCACTCTTTTGCATTTAGTCCAGCGGTACTGGTAAATGGAAACAATACAATTGCAGTAGAAATTCACCAAGATGAAGCATCTAGTTCTGACATTAGTTTCAATATGTCTTTATCTGGATCGGTTAATCCGCAAGTTATTCAAGTAACCCGTGAAGCATATTTGAATTCTGGGACACCAAATTCAATGATAGTTCGTTGGCAAACAAATGTTGCTTGTGATACCAAAGTACGATATGGGTTGACACCAACAAATTTGAATTTATCAGCAACTGTTATTCCTTATTCAACGGAGCATGCTGTTACAATTACAGGTCTTCAACCAGCTACAAAATACTATTATTCGATTGGAACAAGTGGAGCAGAATTAATTCCTGCATCCAATGATCAGTATTTTAAAACCAGTCCAATCGTCGGTGATTCCAAACCTTTCCGTTTTTGGGCAATTGGCGATGCTGGAATGTCTGATGGAAATCAACGCGCGGTTCGCGATGGGTTTTTAATGTATAATGAAAATGAGCATATCGACGGGTGGATTATGTTGGGAGACAATGCTTATGGAAACGGAATCAGCGATGGAAATCAAAATTGTTACCAAACCGCTTTGTTCGATCAAATGTATGCTTCCATGATTTCGAAAACAGTTTGTTGGCCAGCTCTTGGAAATCACGATTACAACAATCACATTCCTTTTTCACCATCTCCAGCCTATTTTGACATTTTTAATCTACCTACGAACGGAGAAGCGGGAGGTGTTTCTTCAGGAACGGAGAAGTATTATTCATATAATTACGGAAATGCGCATTTCATCGTACTAGATAGTTACGACGAAAGTAGATCAGCTAATGGAGCAATGGCGACTTGGCTTATTTCGGATTTGCAGCAAACAACTGCTGAGTGGATTGTGGCATATTGGCATCATCCGCCATATACAAAAGGAAGTCACGATTCAGACAATCCCAATTTCTTGGACGGAGAATGTGTGGAGATTCGCGAAAATATTATTCCAATTTTAGAGCAATATGGAGTTGATTTGGTATTGAATGGCCACAGTCATAGCTATGAACGTAGTTTCTTAATAGATTCTCATTACGGTAGCTCAGGAACTTTGTCCCAAACCATGATCAAAGATGGCGGTTCTGGCGGAAGTAACGACGATTGCCCTTACCAAAAGGAAACAACGTATAGCAAATCGCATAAAGGAACTATTTATGCAGTTGTTGGAAGTTCTGGAAAATTGAGTTCTGTTGCTTCTAGTTGGCCGCACCCCGTTACTAGTTATGCGGACCATGATAATATGGGAAGCATGCTCATAACCTTTCATGATAATCGCTTAGATGCTGATTTTGTTACGACTACAGGCTCGATCTTAGATCATTTTTCTATTATAAAGAATGCTGGAAAAACACAAACAATAACAGCTTGTCAAAATGAAGCTGTTTCATTGGTTCCATCTTTTCCTGGAAAAGTAAATTGGTTTCCAAATAATCTACTGGCAGATTCAATTTCGGTGACAGTGAATTTCTCTACCATGTATCTAGCAAGCGATACAAACAATTGTATCATAGACACCTTTTTTGTGGAGTTGGATAATTCAATCAATTGCACGGCAGGACTAGGGTCGGCTACTGAAGAAAATCTGTCTGTTTGGATTTCGTCTTGGGAAGATGGTAATTACCTTCCAGTAAGATGGTCTGGGTTTAAAAAAGAGGAAGTTACCATAGAAGTTTTCTCTATTTTGGGTGATAAAGTTTTTTCAGAAAATTTTCCAAATCAGAAAGATAATCTAGCATTGCTACAAGCTAACAAATTACTTCGAGGAACTTATATCATTCGATTGAGTGATGGAGATCGTTCCAAGAACGTTAAATTTTTACGTTAA